Genomic segment of Phycisphaerales bacterium:
TCATCCACGGATGCTGCCCCCGGGCAGCGTCCTTTGCTTTTCTTGCCATTCACCTCGCACGCCTCGGGCCATTCGCGACTTCGGGGCGGATTCCCCGAATTGGCCGCCCGCCGCGGGTCGGCGCGATCCGGCGAACTCCGCCGGTCGTATAACTCCGGACGCCGTTGCACACAACGGCCCCGACGGCGCGCGGCGCAGCACGCTTTCCCACCACCCGCCCCGCACAACGACCGCCCGCCGCCCTCCATCCACGAAAGGAGTGGCCCCATGAACCATCGCCGCGCACGTGCATTCACGCTCATCGAGTTGCTGGTCGTCATTTCCATCATCGCGCTGCTCATCGGCCTGCTGCTGCCGGCGCTGAGCCGCGCCCGCGAAGCGGCCCGGACCACGGCGTGCCTGAGCAACCTGAGCCAGGTGGTGCTGGCCTCGGGCATGTACCAGGACGATGGGGATGACTACATGCCTGTCGCCCGGCCGTACCTGGGCAATTACTACTCCAACTACAACCACGGCGGGCGCTACCCCGTGCAGGGCTCGCCCGTGGGCGCCACGGGAGCGCTGCCATACGCGGTGTTTCCCTTCGATCGTCCGCTGAACGCCTACGCGCACCCGGACCTGCCGCGCGGCGGCTCGGCGTGCCTCGATCCCACGCAGTGGGGCCAGTACAACAGCCGCATGGATGCCGGTCTGAGCGAAAGCGACTTCCGCAACCCGGACAAATTCAACTTCCCGATCTTTGAATGCCCGGCCGACGCGGCAGGCGGATACAACTACCAGGAGAACAACGGCAACATCACCTACGGCCGGTCGTCCTATCAGTCGATCGGCTCGTCGTATCTCTTCAACGTTTACTGGTTCTACCTGCTCAGCAGCCACCAGCGCGCCAACGGCACGTGGACCTGGGAGCGCGGCGTGAAGATGTTCCGCCGGGCGCGGCTCGTCTATCCGAGCCAGTTCGCCGCGTACATCGACGATCCCACCGATGCCACGTTCTGGCAGGGGCGAGCGCCCGAGCGCACGCACCACGGCGCCGTGGATACGAACGCATGGGCGTTCCTTGACGGCCACGCCGCGCAGGTGAAGACCGAGTACGACGGCAACACGAGCCGGCCTCTCTACAACACTGCCTCCTACTTCACCGTCTTCCCCGAGTACCTGCAGCGCTAACACCGGAGGGAATCCGCCGGGAATGGCGCCTCGCGTCTCCTTCGTCCTGCCGTAACCTCAGGGAGCCCGTCCCCCACTCAGCGGGCTCCCTGTTCTTTGCGCTCAAGTGATGCGCGCCTGGATGTGCCGCAGAGACCAGAGCGCGAAGGCAGTTCAAGTCGTTCGCGCCGGGCCTTGCGTAGCATTGCCCGCATGACGACGTGGTGGGTGACGGACATCCTCGGCGACGACCCGAGCGGCTACATCCGGCTCCTCAGTTGGATCTTCTGGGTCATCTTCTCCATCTGCCTGCACGAACTGGCGCACGGCTGGGCGGCGATCGAGCAGGGCGACGACACGCCGCGCACCACCGGCCACATGACTCTCAACCCGCTCGTGCACATGGGCCGCATGTCGCTGCTCATGTTCGCCCTCATCGGCATCGCGTGGGGCGCCATGCCGGTGAACCCGAGCCGCTTTCGCGACGGCCTCCTCGGCGACGCCAAAGTGTCTGCGGCGGGCCCGGCGATGAACCTCCTGCTCGCCGTCATTGCCCTCACCATTCTCGGCGCGCTTGAGGCGATGGCGGCGGGCCCCGGGGCGAGCGAGGGCGTCAAGGCGTTCGCCGAGCAGCTCACGCCGTTTCTCTTGATCGGCGGGATTCTCAATATCGCTCTGATGGCGCTGAACCTGCTGCCCATCCCGCCGCTGGACGGCTCGACGATCCTGCGCTCGCTCGTGCCGGCCACCGAGCGCATCTATTCACACCAGAACGTCGACCGCTTTGCGCTGCTGGCGCTGCTGGCGGTCTTCTTCTTCGGCGGGCGGTACCTCTTCTCCTTCGCCGCCAGCGCTGCATACTGGTGGACCGGACTCATCGGGAACCTTCTGACATGAAAAAAGGTACCTGGCACCTTTTGTTAGGATGGGGAAAAAAAGGGGCGGACCCGCGCTACCGCAGCGCGAGTCCGCATGGGTTGTTTCGCCGCGGGTGAGCGCGGCGCTCACGACTTCACGGGAATCTTCCGCCGCTGGGCCTGGCGCGACTTGGGCAGTGTCACCTTGAGCACACCGTCGCTGTAGTCGGCGTCGATGTGATCGGCGTCGATGTCGGCCTCGATCTGGAACCGGCGGTGGAAGTTGCCCACGCCGAACTCCGTCACGACGCGCTTCCACGATTCGCTCTGCCGCTGGGGCACCTGCGCCTCGATCGAGAGGATGCCCTGCTCGAAGGCGACTTCGATCGACTCGCCCGCCGCGCCGGGAAGATCGGCGTGCACTTCGATCGCTGCGTCGGTGTCGATGATGTCCACGTTGGGGCGATACGACCACTCGGCCGCGCCGCTGCGCGCCGTGTCAGGCCGGCGGACGGCGACATTGCCCGTCGATGCGCCCTGAGGGAGTTGGTTGCTGGTATTCATGACTGAGACTCCTTTGGGTTGCGAATCTCGATGTGGTTGAAATGACTGAGAAGTGATCGCTCACGCCTTCTCGCCGCCGCCGCGGATCTGAATCTTGCGCGGCTGTGCGGAGCGGGCCTTAGGCATGGTGATCAGAAGCACGCCGTTGTTCAGCGTTGCCTGCACGCTGTCCACGTCGATGTCCAGCGGCAGCTCGATGGTGCGCTCGAACTCGCCCACGAGGCGCTCGCGCCGCAACGACGTCGCGCCCTCGGGCAGGTTGATCTGCCGCTTGCCGCGGATGGTCAGTTCGCTGCCGGTCATCGACACATCGAGGTCCTCGAACTTCAGGCCCGGCAGCTCAGCCTCGGCGTAGACGTTGGCTTCATCTTCGTAGACGTTGAGCGCGGGATAGTTGATGCGCGCGCGGGGCGCGTTGCCGCCGAGCCAGAAGGGCGAGCGGGCACCGACCATCGAATCGAAGAGCCGGTCCATCTCGGCCAAGGCGCCGACGGGCGAAGCAGAGAAGAAAGAACGGGTCAACATAATTACACCTCCTGAGAAGCATCAGTGGCTGCACAGTTGCACGGCGGCGGATCCGCCGTCCCGGAAGATGAATTGCAATCGGCATACCGCGGCGAAGTGTCGTTTGGTGCCTGTTTTTTGGGGGATTCTCGCCCCCGCGGCTGTCAGCGCGGCACCACCGGCGCGAAGCGTTGCCACTTTGACAGGTCGCGATAAATCCGCCGGCGCGCCGGGCCAGATGCGTGCAGGAGAACCGCCTACGAACGCTCGTTCGGGTCGCCGGCTCTATCGGTCTTGGGCGGCGGCTCATCGATAAAAACGATCTTCATCTGGATCGGCGCGGTGAGTTCATCGAGCTTGAGTTGCGTCAGCCCCTCGCCGGCCGCCGTCCACCGGGCAATCCACGACTTGAGGTACATCTGGTCCAGCGGCGCGTAGCCGCTCGGGCGGATGATGCGCGCTTCGCCGACGCGACCGTGGCGGTCGAAGCGCATCGACACGATCGGATTGCGCACCACGCGCCCGTCCCAGCGGCCGCGGTTGAGTTGCTGCGCGAACATCACATCGTGCGAATCCCAGGTGATGTGCCGGTAGAGCGAGTACGGACGCAGTTCCAGACCCTCGGCAGCGAGCGGCTTGCCGCTGTCCCACTTCGATTCGGGCACCTGCTTCGTGCTCGTCGCGGCAGAGTCCTTGCTGCTCTGCGTCGAGTCGAGCGGCGTCGGCTCACCCTGCGGCGACGAGACGGGCGTCGGCGACACGCCCGGCAGCGGTGATGGCGCCGTCGTGGGAGTCAGCGTCGGGTCCGCCTCGATCACAGTTTCGCTCGGCGCCTGAGGCCGCTCGAGCGGTCGCTCGGCCGGCTGTTGGCTCGGCGCAGGCGACTCGCCCTGCTCGTCCGGTTCATCGATCGGCTCCGCCTGCGGCTGCGGCTCAACCTCGCGTGGCGGAGGAATGAAGCGCTCGGCCGGCGCCGGCGGGAGCGGGAAAGAATCGAACGGCGCGGCTTCGGCGGGCCTGGGCGCCTCCTGCGCCGCCGGCGACGATGAAGCAATCTCCTCTGGCGCTGCCGACTTCGCTCCAGCCTGATCAGGCGCGGCGGGCGGCTCCACTTCAGCAGGCTGAGGCGCCGGCGCCTGTTGTGGCGGCGCCTGCTCAGTGCTCATCGCTTCCGGCGTGCCTCGCGCGATGGCGCTGCTGAATGCGGCCTGCTCGGTTTGGGCGAGGCGCGCCAGGTGCTCCTCGTACTCGTCGTAGCCGATCCACGTCACCACGGCCGGGGCGCCGTCTTCGATGCCGAGTTTGATCTCATCTTCCTCGGGCGGTGGGCTGGTTTCGGGCCGCTGCGGCGACTCGTCAGCGCGCGCCTGGGTAACCGGCAGGCCGCCCCAGCTGCGGATGCCGTGCACCAGCCCGAAAGCGCTCAGATGCAGCGCCAGCGAGGCGATCAGCGCGGCCGCAATCGGAAATGGACCCACCCGAATCGTCATGTGAAATGGTAGTGTGGCCGTGCCACGGCGACATGGCTGAATCCGCATCGCCCCGGCCCGGGTTGCCGCATGAGAGTAGCATCCAGCGATGTCGCCAACTCCGTTCGACACCGAAATGGACGGCCCCCACTGCCACAAGTGCGGCTACCTGCTGCGCGGCGTGCGCTCCTCCATGTGCAGCGAGTGCGGCGAGCCGCGCACCCGTCGCCTCTCCTATTTTGATCGCATGCAGTTCGACGCCATCCGCGCGGCGCTCGATCTCGCGGATGTGCCGCATACCTACGCGGACCCCAGCCTCGGAGCCATCGCCATGCACAACATGGTCCATGGTTTCAACTTTCAGCCGATACTCACCATCCGCTGGACGGAACAGCTCCGCCTCGAGCAGGCCATCGAGAGCGTCGGCCTGACGCCCCCCGTCGCCCTCATTGACGAGATACATCCTTACTGCCCGTGCTGTGGCTTCCTGCTCGTGCGCCCGGAAGTCGGCGAGACGCGCTGCACCGTGTGTAACACACTGTGCGCCTGGTACGACCCTGATGACGAGGATGAAGACGAAGACGAATATGACGCGATGGAGCGCGCCGCCGATGGACCCCGTTGAAGCCTTTGAAGCGCTCGATCTCCGCGTCGGGCGCATCACGCGCTGCGAGCCCAACCCCAAGGCGCGAAAACCTGCCTACTGCCTCTGGCTCGACCTGGGCCCGCAACTCGGCCAGCGCACGAGCAGCGCACAGCTCACCGACCTCTACCAGCCGCAGGATCTCGTCGGCCGCCTCGTCATCGCCGCGGTCAACCTGGGCGCGCGGCGCATCGCCGGGTTCGAATCACAGGTGCTCGTGCTCGGCCTGCCCGATGAGCAGGGCCGCGTCGTGCTGCTCGCGCCGGAGCGCGAAGTCCCGCTGGGCGGCCGGGTGTACTGACCGAAATTCAGCGCGGCACGAGGTAGCCGCGCGCGTTCTCCCAGCGCCGGTCATGGCGAGCGCCCGTCGCCGCGTCGACGTCGTAGAGGATGAAGAACACTTCCCAGTAGCGCCGGCCGCTGCGCTGCACCGTGTACGCCTCGCCCGCGATCACGTACTGCGCCCGCGCCGGCTCGACGGCGCCGTCATCGACGAACCGCAGTCCGCTCGCCTCGCCCGCCGCAGCCAGATCGGCGCGCAATTCGTCTCCCAGCGCGATCACGCCTTCATTGGGCGCGCTCGATCGATTGACCAGGTCGGGCATGATGATGGTGGTGCGCCCCTGCGCATCTCGAGCCGGCTCGCCGATGGCCGTGAGCATGCCGACGATGATCCGCCCGGCCAGATCGGACGCCTCCTGCCCGCCGATGGCGATCGAAGGCTCGCGCTGCACGCGGTTGTCTTCGCGCAGCCCCGCCGGTTTCGCCGCCTCGCGCTGGGTCTGCTCACTTGCACAGCCGATAACAAAAACGGCTAAAGACGCCGCCGCCGCCGCGCGCTTCCATGCGTTGTACCGCCCTGCCATGCGCCCACCTTCTCTTGTAGCGGCCCCCTCGCCGCGCCCGCCGGCCCTGCATTCATCCGTCCGCCCGGGTTACACGCCCCCGCGACCGCCGCGCTTGCGACGATCAATCCTACCGCCTTGCCGCGCTGCCGGCAGCGCCGCGATCGTCGCGCCG
This window contains:
- a CDS encoding Hsp20/alpha crystallin family protein, with translation MNTSNQLPQGASTGNVAVRRPDTARSGAAEWSYRPNVDIIDTDAAIEVHADLPGAAGESIEVAFEQGILSIEAQVPQRQSESWKRVVTEFGVGNFHRRFQIEADIDADHIDADYSDGVLKVTLPKSRQAQRRKIPVKS
- a CDS encoding site-2 protease family protein; translated protein: MTTWWVTDILGDDPSGYIRLLSWIFWVIFSICLHELAHGWAAIEQGDDTPRTTGHMTLNPLVHMGRMSLLMFALIGIAWGAMPVNPSRFRDGLLGDAKVSAAGPAMNLLLAVIALTILGALEAMAAGPGASEGVKAFAEQLTPFLLIGGILNIALMALNLLPIPPLDGSTILRSLVPATERIYSHQNVDRFALLALLAVFFFGGRYLFSFAASAAYWWTGLIGNLLT
- a CDS encoding tRNA-binding protein encodes the protein MDPVEAFEALDLRVGRITRCEPNPKARKPAYCLWLDLGPQLGQRTSSAQLTDLYQPQDLVGRLVIAAVNLGARRIAGFESQVLVLGLPDEQGRVVLLAPEREVPLGGRVY
- a CDS encoding Hsp20/alpha crystallin family protein; amino-acid sequence: MLTRSFFSASPVGALAEMDRLFDSMVGARSPFWLGGNAPRARINYPALNVYEDEANVYAEAELPGLKFEDLDVSMTGSELTIRGKRQINLPEGATSLRRERLVGEFERTIELPLDIDVDSVQATLNNGVLLITMPKARSAQPRKIQIRGGGEKA